A window from Dysidea avara chromosome 2, odDysAvar1.4, whole genome shotgun sequence encodes these proteins:
- the LOC136243518 gene encoding uncharacterized protein, producing MKMIKSEVPSNCPKGVVASVSAKVGDVMQANVPGELPRGERQVINTKRTLKFSSDDGMDELYSVMQQAKANNSYVRDIKTSPDPAIVIASDGQLDDLVRFCAPLAGVESCAMTVGPTFNLGEFECTPTTYRHLMVQTRRYKTYPVFVGPILIHYRKNFSTFLHFSSALVALRKDLQYLRVFGSDGEKALINAFMHEFRFAIHLHCSIHARNNIKKNLRERRLPELVVNEITDEIFGKQVGSSYVEGLVDAESEEIFYKQLEERKVQWDRIEKENPGCVSGFYEWFNEHKCEEIVSGMLSPVREDAGLGVPPSAFTTNVSESITAMLKRKVNYKKSELVAFIQHLKELIDEQQRELERAVIRRGKYEFREEYKFLEVDEAT from the coding sequence ATGaaaatgatcaaaagtgaagtgCCCAGCAATTGTCCTAAAGGTGTTGTGGCATCTGTTTCTGCTAAAGTTGGAGATGTCATGCAGGCAAATGTCCCAGGAGAGCTGCCACGTGGTGAAAGGCAAGTAATCAATACCAAGCGCACTTTGAAATTCAGTAGTGATGATGGCATGGACGAACTTTATTCTGTTATGCAACAAGCAAAAGCAAACAATTCATATGTCCGTGACATCAAGACCTCACCAGATCCAGCTATCGTTATAGCATCAGATGGACAACTAGATGATCTTGTAAGATTTTGTGCGCCATTAGCAGGAGTAGAGAGCTGTGCTATGACAGTTGGTCCAACGTTTAATCTTGGAGAATTCGAGTGTACACCCACTACTTATCGTCATCTGATGGTCCAAACGCGAAGGTACAAGACATATCCAGTGTTCGTGGGGCCAATTCTCATTCATTATCGCAAAAACTTTTCCACATTTCTGCACTTTTCATCAGCTTTGGTTGCTCTGAGAAAAGATCTACAGTATTTACGAGTGTTTGGGTCTGATGGAGAAAAGGCTTTGATTAATGCATTTATGCATGAATTTAGATTTGCTATTCACCTACACTGCTCAATACATGCTCGCAACAACATCAAGAAAAATCTAAGAGAAAGGAGGCTTCCTGAGCTAGTTGTCAATGAGATTACTGACGAAATATTTGGAAAGCAGGTTGGCTCAAGTTATGTTGAAGGTTTGGTAGACGCTGAAAGTGAAGAAATTTTTTACAAGCAATTAGAAGAGAGAAAAGTTCAATGGGATAGAATAGAAAAGGAAAATCCTGGTTGTGTTTCTGGCTTTTATGAGTGGTTTAATGAACACAAATGTGAAGAAATAGTGTCTGGTATGCTAAGTCCTGTACGAGAAGATGCTGGCTTGGGTGTGCCTCCATCAGCATTCACAACGAATGTAAGTGAATCTATTACTGCAATGCTGAAGAGAAAAGTTAACTACAAAAAAAGTGAGTTGGTAGCTTTTATTCAGCATCTAAAAGAATTAATCGATGAGCAACAAAGAGAATTAGAACGTGCAGTCATAAGACGTGGCAAATATGAATTTAGAGAAGAATACAAATTTCTTGAAGTTGACGAAGCTACCTAG